The genomic DNA CTGCTCGCCTTCATCCAAGGTTGAGGAGGCCGGCGGCCTTTCCCGCGCCGGCCCGGGCTCCTAAAGCCTGCGACGGGCCGCGCCGCGCGGCCGGTCATCCCGAACCTCCGCACGGATCCCCGCATGCCGACCTCCGCCGCACCGCTCGCCCTCGGGATCATCGGCGCGGGCATCATGGGTGAGCGCCTGCTCGGCGCGATCCACGGGGCGGCGGACTCGCCCGTGCGGGTCGCGGCGATCTGGGACCCGGCCCCGGAGGCCCTGGCCCGGATCGGCGCGGCGTTCCCGGCGGTGCCGCGGGTGGCCGATCCCGCCGCCGTCGTCGCGGCGAGCGACTGCGTCTACGTCGCCTCGCCGCCCGCCTCGCATCTCGGCTACGCCCGCGCCGCCCTGGCGGCCGGCCGGAGCGTCTTCTGCGAGAAGCCGCTGGCCATCGACCGCGCCGACGCCCGCGCCTTCGTGGCGGAGGCGGGGGGCGCGGGCGCGGTCAATTTCCCGTTCGCCTCGTCGCCGGGCGTCGCCACCCTCGAGCGCTGGATCGCGGCCGGCGCGGTCGGCACGCCCCGGACGCTCACCGTGGCGGTGGCCTTCGCCCGCTGGCCCCGCCCGTGGCAGGCCGACGCCGCCCGCTGGCTCGACGCGCGCGGCGAGGGCGGCTTCACCCGCGAGGTGGTCTCGCACTTCCTGTTCCTGGCCCGCCGCCAGCTCGGCCCGCTCGCGAGTCTCGCCGGACGGATCGCCTTCCCGGAGCCGGGCCGGTCCGAGCGCGCGATCGACGTGACGCTCACGGCGGGCGGGATCCCCGTCACCCTGACCGGCCGGGTCGGGGGCGTCGAGGCCGACGACCACAACACGTGGACGCTGGAGGGCGACGCGGGCGCCGTCCGGCTGCGCGACTGGGCCATCGCCGAGCGTCGGGGCGCCGACGGGCGGTTCGAGCCGGAGCCCGACGCGATCCCGAACGAGCGGCTGCGGCCGATCACCCTCCGGCGCCAGCTCGAGGGCGTCGTCCGCATGGCGCGCGGCGAGCCCCACCACCTCGCCACCTTCGCGGAGGCGCTCGACGTGCAGGAGTTCGTCGAGGCTATCCTGGCGCTGTGAGGGCGGAGGCCCTCGGACCCTGTCCGGGTGATGGCTTCGGCCCCGCCGCCCTGGCGGGCAGAGCGAAGCGATCCAGGCGCGCAACCCTCGAAGGGAGCGCGCCCCCCGAGGGCCCGTCCGCCACCCGCGCCGTCAGCTTGGGCACGACCGCGACGATGACGGTACCAGAGGCAGCGTATATGCGCCCGGTCGCTCGGAGTGTGGGGCAAACCCCGTGCAAGGATCCCAGGCGCGGCTGATTGGGAATTGCGATCGCATGCTCCCATGATCGCGGTTCGCTACATCTCACAGAGCTGACCTTACAAACTCGAAGATCGCGCCCGGCAATATTCGGCGAGGAATGCTTTAGAGCTTCTGCGCGCCAACAGTGATGATCTGCGCTGTCGTGCGGCGGGATGCTTGACAAAATACGAATATTGTCCTACCGCCATCTCCGGCAACGTTGCTGTGGTTGCAGCTGAAGTATCAGTGGCGGTCTATCGAGCATGACAGCCCGGCGACTCCAGGCGGGCTCGGAATCTGAAATCGGTCCGGATCAATCATTGGCGGGCGGATGCGATCGTAAGATCGCGAAACGATGCTCGGCTGCAGCGAACATAGCTGTTGTCAAAGGAAACATCAGTCATTTCACGTCTTTGTAGGAGCCGTTGAATGAGTGCTGCCATTTCCTCTCTCACGACATCTCGCCTTCGGACAGTGCCCCTGCCGACTGATCGTTTGGCAGCGCCTTCTCTGGACGAGGTCGAAACAACACAGCTGAAGCAGTCGGCCGATCCGCGATCGACTCTGGCGCTGTCTCCAGCAAGCAGAGAAGCAATATTCCAAACTGCAAACATACCGCAAAATCCGGGTGATGACCTTCCTCCCAATAATCCAGTCGACAACCCGCCGGAAATCATTCCGAACCCTCCGGACTACCCGGAGCCAACTCCAATGCTTCCCTATGATCCGCCGCCGTATGGTCCGGGGTATCCTGGCGACGAGCATTGAAATAGAGGATTATAAATCTTGGCAGGCGCTCTTCGGGGTGCCTGCCCACAATCGCATTAGGTCATATGAAATATTTCTGCACGATTTTGTCTGTGCTTGTTTGCATCGTAGTATTATTGCATTCAGTTTCGACATCGTATGCGAGCAAAGTATTTGAATATTCACACGTAGGTATATATGAAAAAGATCAATTTGTTTGTCGAGGGCTGAAAATCGGCAACGATATCATAACGGCGGCCCATTGTTTTCGAGGTAGAGAGGGGCTCGGAGTTAGATATTTTGTCGGCAGTCGGGTCGGATTTTCTGAAGTCTCGAGAGTAAAAACTTTGTATTCTCGCTCACCTATTACTGACATAGCCATATTTCAGGCGAATACCCCTCTCGCGGCCGAAGTCGATGGCGTTATCGCCATCGGGGATGCTGAGCCGATCGAGAATTTCAATGACGAGCAGAGTTTCTCAATCGAATTAAAGACATTTGACGCCAGCGGACATGACGCGCGTTCCCGGATCGTCGAAATTGTGCCGATGCATTACTCGAAGGGATACGATGATGTCGTCCTTCTGTCTCTCGATAAGCAGAGCCGTATCAGTCTTCCTGGTCCGAAAAGCGCCGGATCGATGGCGTTTTCGATCAACATGCATGAGAACATGATCGTCGATCGCTCGGATTTGATATGCCAGGGCCAGTCAGGGTCGCCGGTCTTTGCGCGCAAGAATGGTGTAAAGTATCTTATAGGCATTCTTATTCGCGGGCAGCCGAATGGATACTATAACACCGTTCTGTGCGGAAACGGAGCTTATGCTCTCCGACTTGATGGTGCGGCCGGAGCTTGGATAAGAAAGAATTTGGATCCGACGGACTAGGGTTTGGACTCGTTCTGCACCAGAAGGCGATGACGGCAGCCAGGGCGACGGTTGAGGCGTCGTTGCGGGCGAGCGTGTCGTACCGGGTGGCTATGCGGCGGAAATCCTTGAGGTAATTGAAGGTTGCCTCGATGCGCCCGCGGTCCCGGTCGTGCCGCCTGTCGTGGTGGATCCTCCCCTTGCGGCCGCGCTTGCACAGGTCAGCGCGCGGCCCGTCGGCGTCGTGGCCCTTGTCGGCGCTCAGGCGGGGGATCCGGCCGGGCGCCTCGGCCAGGACGGCCGGAGCGGCGGTGACGTCGCCGGCGTTGCCGGGCGTCAGCCGGAGAGCGCCGGGCCGGCCGAGGACTGCGGTGATCGCTCCCGTCCCGCCGTCCTCGCGAGCGGAGCGAAGCGATCCCGTCGGCGCGACGCCGGCTGATGTCGCGCTGCCCTGAGTTGCTTCGCTGCGCTCGCGACGACGGAGCGTTTCCGTCACCCGGTCGCTTCAGCCGGATACCCTCTCAGACCTCGAGCAGGTCGATCAGGAACGGGATCAGCGGCGCGTCGGCCGGCGGCATGGCGAGATCGCGCAGCGCCTTCGGCCGGACCCATCTGAGCGCCTGCCCCTCCATCGGGCGCGGCGTGCCGGTCCAGCGCCGGCAGACGTAGAGCGGCATCAGAAGGTGGAAGTCCGGATAGGCGTGGCTGGCGAAGGTGAGCGGCGCGAGACACGGCTCCTCGACCCGGATGCCGAGTTCCTCGGCGAGCTCCCGGATCAGCGTCTGCTCGGGACGCTCGCCGGGCTCGACCTTGCCGCCGGGGAACTCCCAGAGACCGGCGAGCTGCTTGCCCGCCGGGCGCTCGCTCACGAGGACGCGGCCGTCGACGTCGACGAGGGCGACGGCGACCACGAGGAGCAGGCGCAGGGGCGCGGCCGCAGGGGCGCTATCGGGCGCGCTCACTGCGCCACCGCGAAGGTGGCCGAGACCTCGGAGGACATCTGGATCGTGCCCGCCTCGAGGGGCACCCGCCGCCCCTTGGCGGCCATCGGGGCCGCGCGGGCCATCTCCGGCGCCGGGCGGTACGGCGTGGCGGCCGCGGTGCTCAGCGTGCAGAGCGGGCCGAGCTTGGCGCCGACCGCCTCGGCGAGGGCCTCGGCCCGGCTGCGGGCGTCCCGAGTCGCCGCCACCTGAAGGGCCGCCTCGCTCTTGTCCGGGTCGCGCAGCCCGAAGCTGACGCCGTCGATGCGGTTGGCGCCGGAGTCGAGGGCCTGCCGGAGCAGGTCGCCGAGGCGGTCCATGTCGGCGAGCCGGACCGTGACGAGGTTGCCGGCGCGGTAGCCGTCGGGCTCCTCGGTGACGGCGCCCCCCGGCCGGGCGACGGGGCGGGTCGCCGCCTGCAGGGTGACGGCGGCGGTGCCGATATCGGCCGGCGGGACTCCGAGGGCGCGGGCCTGCGCCGAGACGCCGGTCACCGCCTTCGAGGCCGCGTCGAGGGCGGCCGCCGCACTCGCCCCGCGCGCCTCGATGCCGACGGTCACCTCGGCGAAGTCCGGCGCCCGCGTCTCCGACGCGCGCCCGACGACGCTGATGTGGCGCTTGCACGCCGCGTCGTCGGCCCGCGCCGCGGTCGCCAGGCCCAGGACGAGGAGGGCTCCGGACAGGAGCGCCCTCACGAGCGGTAATCCCCGTTGATCTCGACGTAGGCCTTGGTCAGGTCGCAGGTCCAGACGCGGGCGGTGCCGTCGCCCAGGCCGAGATCGACCCGGACCGTGATCTCCGGTTCGCGCATCACGGCGCTCGCCGCCGCCTCGCTGTAGTCGGGGTCGCGGGCGCCCTGGACGGCCACCCGCACGTCGCCGAACCAGATCGCGAGCCGGTCGCGGTCGGCGGGCTCGCCGGCCTTGCCCACGGCCATCACCACGCGGCCCCAGTTGGCGTCCTCGCCGGCCACCGCGGTCTTCACCAGCGGCGAGTTGGCGATCGACATGGCGATGCGGTGCGCGGAGGCGTCGCTCTCGGCGCCGGTGACCCGCACGGTGACGAACTTGCGCGCGCCCTCGCCGTCCTTGGCGACGAGCTGGGCCAGCTCGATCAGCAGGCCGTCGAGCGCCTCCCGGAAGCCGGCGAGCCGCGCGTCGGCGGGATCGGTGACCGCCGGGTTGCCGGCCCTGGCGGTGGCGAACAGCATCAGCGTGTCGGAGGTGGAGGTGTCGCCGTCCACGGTCACGCAGTTGAAGCTGGTCTTCGTCCCCGCGGACAGGAGCGCCTGCAGCACGTCCTGCGGCAGGGCCGCGTCGGTGAAGACGAAGGACAGCATCGTCGCCATGTCGGGGGCGATCATGCCGGCGCCCTTGGCGATGCCGTTGATCGTCACGCGGACGCCGTCGATCTCGGCCGTGCGGGTGGCGAGCTTCGGGAAGGTGTCGGTGGTCATGATCGCCCGGGCCGCCGCGGTCCAGGCGGCCGGCCCGTCCTCGGCCCGCGCCGCGCAATCCGCGAGCACGCCGGCGAAGCGCTCCGCCGGGAGCGGCTCGCCGATCACGCCGGTCGAGGCGACGTAGACCTCGCGCGCGGTGCAGCCGGCCGCCGCCGCGGCGATCTCGACGGTGCGCGCCACCGCGTCGCGCCCGAGGCGGCCCGTGAAGGCGTTGGCGTTGCCGGAATTGACCACGAGCGCCCGCGCCGACCCGTCCGCCAGGGCGTCGCGGCACCAATCCACCGGCGCCGAGGGGCATTTCGACCGGGTGAACACCCCCGCCGCCCGGGTCCCCGACTCGAGGGCGACGTAGAGCACGTCGGTGCGGCCGCTGTAGCGGATCCCCGCCTGGGCGGTCGCGATTCGCACCCCCGGCAGGGGCGGCAGGTCGGGCATCGCGGTCGGCGCCAGCGGGGAGACGGGAGGGGCTTTCGCGGACGACATCGGCTCGGGCTCCGGCAGCGCGCGGCACAGGTTCCGCGGCGGCCCGGTGTTGCCCGCGCGACCCCTCCGGCGTCAACTCCGTGCCTAGCCTATGGTCAGGCTGCCGGAGTGCATCGCCTTTGTGCAACGGCGGCGCCGAATGCGGCGCGATCACGGCGCCGGGCTTGCGTGGGGATTGCATCCCAGCTTAGCATGCTGCATCGCAAAGCCAGCGCGAAGTCGAGTGCGGAATGCCCCCAGCCGACGTCGAGACTGCCTCGAGCAGCCTTCCCCAGGGCAGCTGCTACCGGATCCAGGTCCTGGTGGTGGGCCGTCACAAGCGCTGGCGCGACGAGGTCTCGACCCAGGTCCGGATGCTGGGCTATCAGGTCACCGCCTGCGACCGCGGCGTCGACGCCATGACGGTTCTGGCCCTGGGTCTCCCGGTCGACGTGATGGTGGTCGACACCGCGCTGCAGGGCGGCCTGTGCTGCGCGCAGCTCGCCGTCGAGTCCCGGGCCCTGCGCCCGGCCCTGCGCATCATCCTCGCCAGCGACCCGGTCGACGCGGTTGGGCCGGACGCGTCGGCCCGCGTGCCGGATGCGCTGCTCGTCCGGCGCGACCAGCTCCAGAACGGGATGGTCGCCACGACCATGCGCGAGGCGCTGGCGAACCGCGCGGCCTGAAGTCCGGCGCGACGGCCCGAGAAGGCTCGCGACGCGGCGCTCGAATCGTGCCCGACGCGACTCACGGCGTCGCCGCGCCTCCGCGCAGGTTCGGGACTGCCGCGATCGGAACTTCCCGCCCGATGTCAGCAACGCGCGCGGCGCCGCGCGGCGATCCAGATGCAGCACCCGCGTGATCCGGTGAGAGGGATCCGCGCGGAGTTCTGACGCGGCTCGGCAGCGGACACGCGCAAGGCGAAGCTGTCGGGCGGCCCGGGACGCGCGGTCAGAACTGGTCCATCGCGGCGAGAACGCCCCGATTGCCGTCTGCGCGCGCGGCCCAGCATCTGCGGCCGCCTCGTCCGGCCGAGATATCAAGTCTATTCTCGGACAGGGACGCCCTCTATCTATAGTACAAGTTGAACTTGATCGAGTGACACGATGTTGTCATGATCGTATCGTCTATCATCCGGCCGAGAAATTGGCTTGTTCTGTGGAAGATACGCCTGTGACAATTGGGATACGCGCGCGCGTCTACGCGGGATTTGCAGTGCTCGTCATGATCACGGGCATCATCGGTGCATTCGCGATCTACCAGCAGGGTGTGATCAGTGACGACCACGCGCTTCAGGAGCGGGTGGAGCGGGGTGCACAATCGGTCCTGCTGATCGACGGTCATGCCGCGCGCCTCATCGGAGCTGCCGAACGGTACCGGCTCCAGCCGGATCCCGATCTGATCGTCGCGATGGAGCAGACCCGGCGGGCGATCGAGCAGACCTGCGACAAGTACTTCTCGCTGGCCATCACGGACGGAGGGCGGAAGCTGTACGACGACATGCGGGAAGCCGCCCGCGCGATGAAGCCGGAGCTGGAGCGCCTCGCGGCCACGGGTGCGAGCCTGCGTGAGGCCAGGGCGAGACTCTACGAGACCGGCAATACCCTCACGGTCCTTCTCGGAAACATGCTCGCGGACGTGCGCGCCCGGGGCGGCGAGGCGATGCTGGCGCGGACCGAGCACATCGAGAATGCGATCCTGCGGTCCCGCATCGCGTCGGCCCGCTTCGTGATCGGCCTGGATCCGCAGGATCGCAGCGCCTTCGAGCAGCGGGCCGAGCAGGCTCTGGCGACCCTGGACGCGTTCAAGGACACGCAGGGCGGCGCGGCCTTCGCGCAGCAGCTCAGGGCCGTCCGCGACGCGCTGATCGCCGCCGCGGCCGGCTTCCGCGCGTACGATCAGGCGGTGGCGTCGGCGAAGGCGACGTTCGAGACCGGGATCAAGCCCCACGCCGACGCCATCGACCGGCTCGGCGTCGCGCTGCGCGACCGGATCGTGGCCGCCGGCGAGCGGATTTCCCGGGACACCGCGCTGGCCGCCTCGCGGGCCCGGTACATCCTGATCGGTCTCGTCGCCGCGGCCCTGCTCCTCGGCGGTGTCCTGGCCCTCGTGCTGGCCCGCAGCATCATCCGGCCGGTCGCCGGCATGACGGAGGCGATGACGCGGCTGGCCGGCGGCGACCTTCAGGTCGCGGTGCCGCACCGCGACGCGCGCGACGAGATGGGCGCGATGGCCAAGGCCGTCGACGTCTTCCGCCAGAACGCCGTCGCCCGGGTCGAGCTGGAGGCGGCGCAGGCCGCCGAGCGGGAGGCCCGCCTGCGCCGGGCCGAGCGGGTCGAGCAGCGGGTCCAGACCTTCCAGCAGAAGATCGCCGCCTCGCTCGACATCGTCACGGCGGCGACCAGCGAGCTCGACGCGACCGCTCAGGCGATGACCCAGGTGGCCGAGAATACCAACAGCCAGGCGATGACGTCGAGCTCGGCCGCCGCGCAGACCTCGGCGAACGTCCAGACCGTCGCGTCGGCCGCCGAGGAGATGGTCTCCTCTCTCCAGGAGATCGAGCGGCAGGTCGTGCGCTCCAACGAGGTGGCCGGTCACGCCGCCCACGAGGCCGAGGCGACCAACGCCGCCATGGCGGGCCTGCGCGCGGCCGCCGAGCAGATCGGCGCCGCCGTGGTCATGATCTCCGGCATCGCGAACCAGACCAACCTGCTGGCCCTCAACGCCACCATCGAGGCGGCGCGGGCCGGCGAGGCGGGGCGCGGATTCGCGGTCGTGGCCTCCGAGGTGAAGGAGCTCGCCGCGCAGACGGCGCGGGCCACCGGGGAGATCGGCGGCCAGATCGCCGCGATCCAGGCGTCCTCCGGGCAGGCCGCGGAGGCGATGGCGCAGATCGCCCGCACGATCGCCGCCGTGAACGAGATCAGCGGCGCCATCGCGGCGACCGTGGTGCAGCAGACGGCGGCGACCGGCGAGATCTCGCGCAATGCCGGCGAGGCCGCGCGGGGCACGGAGGGTGTCTCGGCCAGCGTCGCGCGCGTGCTGGCCGCCGCCCGGGAGGCCGGCAGCGCCGCCGCGCAGGTCCAGAGCGCGGCGTCCGAGCTGGCGACCCAGTCCCTGACGGTCAAGCGCGAGGTCGCCAGCTTCCTCAGCGATATCCAGGCCGCGTGAGCGGGCGGCCTAGATCGCGGCGGCGGGATCGGTCTCGTCGCCGTCGCGGCTCCGCCGCTCGCGCGGCCGCCGCTCCAGGAACGAGCGGCCGATGGCGCGCAGCGGCGCCGTGAGCCGGCGGACATCCTCCGCCCGCTCCATGATGCGCTCGCCGTTGCGGATCTCCTTGTCGAGCCGCGCCATCGTCCGGGCCAGGGCCGGATCATCGTCGTCCAGCCAGACCTGGGTCACGCGGGCGAAGGCGATGACCACGCCCTGCAGCTTGAGCTGCCCGAGCGAACCCTCGGTGTCGATCCCGGCCGCCGCCAGCATGTAGCGGTGCGAGTTCAGCATGACGCCATTCAGCGCCAGCATCGAGAGCGGCTCGCCGCGGAGCGCGTAGGCGATCCGGCGCAGTGCCGGCTTGTAGGGCTCCATGGCGTCGAGGCGGCGCATCAGCACGTCGAACAGCCGCTCCCGGCTCGGCTCCTCCTCCAGGCCCGTGAGGTCGCCCTCCAGAACCTTGCGGTCGATGATGCGGGTCAGGCCGCCGAGGACAGCTCCCTTCGAGGGGAAGAGGTCGCGCAGCTCGGCCAGCGTGAGGCCGGCCTCGCGGGCGATGTCGCTAACCTCGATGTCGTTCCAGGGCTGCTCGGCGGCGAGGCGCATCAGGGCCTCGACGGCGGCCTCCCGGGGCGGCAGCTTCGGCGCACCGCCCTTCGCCCCCGCATCGGCAGCTTCGGCCGCACCGGCCCGGGCGGCCCCCGGCGCGACGCCCTCGGGCGCGACGCTCGCGTGGGCAGCGCTCTCTTGATCGGTGCCCGCCTTGGCGGGGCTCGCGGCCTTGCGGGGCCGCTTGGAGGGGGCTTTGCTGTCGGTCATGAGTCGGTCGCCCGGTCTGATCGGTCGTGTCGCCTCATGTAGGCGGACGGGCCGCGAAGGGCAGGTCCGTCGCGCGGCCATGCCGCACGGACGCCGCCCGATGTCAGCCCCCGCCATCAGCCCGATGTCAGCCGGACAGTTCCCCCGCCCGCCGACGGGCCGCGGCCACGGCCTCCCGCATCAGCGCGCCGAGGCCGTCCGGCCGCATCAGCACCTCGAGGGCCGCCGCGGTCGTGCCGCCGGGCGACGTGACGTTGCGGCGCAACTCCGCCGCCTCGGCCGGGCTGGCATCGAGGAGCGCGCCGGCCCCCGCCACGGTCGCCCGGGCGAGGCTGCGGGCGACCTCAGGTTCCAGGCCGGCCGCGATGCCGGCCTCCGCCAGGGTCTCGGCCAGCAGGAAGACGTAGGCCGGTCCGGAGCCCGAGACCGCCGTCACCGCGTCGATCTGCGCCTCGTCGGTGAGCCACGCCACCGCGCCGTTCGCGGCGAGCAGCGCCTCGGCGGCCGCCCGCTGCGCCGGGGTGACCTCGGGGCTCGCGCAGGCGCCGGTGGCGCCCCGGCCGATGCTCGCCGGGAGGTTGGGCATCGCCCGGACGATCGCGCGCGCCCGCGGCAGCCGGCCGCGGAGATCCGCGACGGTCTTGCCGGCCAGGATCGAGACGAGGAGCGTGTCGCGGCCGATGAGCCGGTCGAGCCCGGGGGCCGCCGTGTCCAGGCCCTGCGGCTTGATCCCCAGGACCAGGACGGCGCCGGGCTCGGGGTCGGTCGGGTTCAGGGCGATGCCCCGCTCGGTGCAGAGATCCACGATCGGGCGCGCGGGCACCGGGTCGACGATGGTGGTGCGGCGCGGGTCGAGGCCCGCGTCCAGCCAGCCCGCCAGCATCGCGCCGCCCATCTTGCCGGCCCCGGCCAGGACCAGGGAGGCGGGCATCCGCGCCGTCGAGGCGCCCGGCCCGGTCACGCCTCGCCTTCGGTCTCGAACAGGACGGCGTCGAGGGCCTCGCGGGCGCTCTTGCCGGCCCAGAGGACGAACTGGAACGCCTGGAAGTAGCGCTCGCAGGCGTCGACCGCCGTCCTCATCATGGTGGCGCATTGCGGATGGGTCGGGACGGCGCCGCCGGTCAGCAGCAGCGCGTGCCGGAACATCACCACGCTGTCGGTCGTCCAGAGGTCGAAGTGGCCGACCCAGAGCTGCTCGTTGATCAGGGCGATGAGGCGCATCACCTCGGTGCGCTGCCGCTCCGGCACCTTGAGGTCGAAGGCGCAGGCGACGTGCAGCGCCTCGACGTCCTCGATCCACGTGAAGGCAACGTTGTAGTCGGTCCAGCGACCGGGGCTCGTGACCGACATCTCGTCGGTCTCGGCCCGGTCGAAGATCCAGTCGCGCAGGGAGGCCAGCCGCTCGACGACGTCGAGCGGATGCTCGTTCCGGTCCGGGTCGTGGAAGTCGACGTTGAGAAGCGGCATGACGATCCAAATGGACGGCCCGGACGAGATCCGGCCCGACGTGGCGGTGACGCGAAACCGGAGCGCGAGAACACTCCGAGAACTTGAACGACCGGCAGATCTAGGCCGGCGGTGATGCGATCGACTGTCGAAGCTCTGCGGACATCGCCCCGCTGCCCCCGAATCACCCTATGCCCGACTATAGACCGGCCGTGACTCGCGACACAAAGTGCAGGTCACATTCAGTGAACAGGAAACCGGATCGTCGACGCCGCTTCCTGTGTAAAAGCCCGCGGCGTTGCCGCGGAGACTCAGACCACCTCGCTCAGGCCCGCGGCGCCCGCTCCGGCGCTGCCGGCTCGCGCCTCCAGGGCCGCCACGCGGGCCGTCAGGGCCTCGTTCTGCGCCTGCAGCTGGGTCACGAGGTCGCGGAGCACGTCGAGCTCCTCGCGCGAGGCGATGTCGAGGTCGCGGACGACGCGCTCGAGCTGCGCCCGGACCACGGTCTCGGCCTCGCGGCGGACGCCCTGGGCGGCGCCGGCGGCGTCGGTCATCAGGCGGGCGAGGTCGTCGAACAGTCGATTGGAGGGGGGCATCGGGGTCTCCCGGATCGGCCGGCTGCCGCGGCGGCCGCCTGACGGCGCGATTCGAGCCGACGAGATAGGAATCTTCGCGATGGGGAGCAACGCCCGGCCCGGTCCGGGACCGAGCGGGGAGGCGGAGCAGGGCCGTCGAGGCCCGCTCCGCCGACGCCATCACATGTGGCGCATCATGCGGCGGTGCATGCGGCGATGCATCATCCGGCGCTCCATCCGGCGGTGCATCATGCGACGCTCCATGCGCCGGTGCATCATGCGGCGCTCCATCGGGGTCAGGCGGACGTGGGTCACCGCGTCGGGGGCCGCGACGGCGCCGGGCATCGCGGGGGCCGCCGAGGCCGGCTGGACGAGGGCGGCGCCGCCGAGGGAGGCCAGCACGGCGAAGGCGAAGGTCAGTTTCCTCACGAGGAGACTCCAGTTCTCTGAAGGCCGGGCTCGGCGCCCGGTTCATCCTCCCGGATGGGAGGTGCGGAGAGTCGTCTCGTGCCGGGGGACGGCACGGCGGGCCTGCGAGGACCCGCCGCCATCAACTTTCGATTTAGAGATTCGTTTCCTCGAACGCCTTCACCCACTCGGCGCAGATGCCCGAGCGGACGATGTCGTTGCGGGTGAACTCCACCACCGGGATCGGCATCATCCGGCTCTTGACCATGTGCATGACGGTGCGCAGGCCCGAGGTCTCGCGGAGATCCGTCTGCGAGACGTCGCCGTTGATGATGACCTGGCAATCGTCGCCGATCCGGGTCAGGAACATCTTGATCTCGTTGATCGTGGTGTTCTGCGCCTCGTCCAGGATCACGAGGCAGTTCTTGAAGGTCCGGCCGCGCATCACCTCGAAGGGGACGATCTCGATGTCGCCGGTCTTC from Methylobacterium radiotolerans JCM 2831 includes the following:
- a CDS encoding Gfo/Idh/MocA family protein, with protein sequence MPTSAAPLALGIIGAGIMGERLLGAIHGAADSPVRVAAIWDPAPEALARIGAAFPAVPRVADPAAVVAASDCVYVASPPASHLGYARAALAAGRSVFCEKPLAIDRADARAFVAEAGGAGAVNFPFASSPGVATLERWIAAGAVGTPRTLTVAVAFARWPRPWQADAARWLDARGEGGFTREVVSHFLFLARRQLGPLASLAGRIAFPEPGRSERAIDVTLTAGGIPVTLTGRVGGVEADDHNTWTLEGDAGAVRLRDWAIAERRGADGRFEPEPDAIPNERLRPITLRRQLEGVVRMARGEPHHLATFAEALDVQEFVEAILAL
- a CDS encoding trypsin-like serine protease — its product is MLVCIVVLLHSVSTSYASKVFEYSHVGIYEKDQFVCRGLKIGNDIITAAHCFRGREGLGVRYFVGSRVGFSEVSRVKTLYSRSPITDIAIFQANTPLAAEVDGVIAIGDAEPIENFNDEQSFSIELKTFDASGHDARSRIVEIVPMHYSKGYDDVVLLSLDKQSRISLPGPKSAGSMAFSINMHENMIVDRSDLICQGQSGSPVFARKNGVKYLIGILIRGQPNGYYNTVLCGNGAYALRLDGAAGAWIRKNLDPTD
- a CDS encoding (deoxy)nucleoside triphosphate pyrophosphohydrolase yields the protein MSAPDSAPAAAPLRLLLVVAVALVDVDGRVLVSERPAGKQLAGLWEFPGGKVEPGERPEQTLIRELAEELGIRVEEPCLAPLTFASHAYPDFHLLMPLYVCRRWTGTPRPMEGQALRWVRPKALRDLAMPPADAPLIPFLIDLLEV
- a CDS encoding SIMPL domain-containing protein, which encodes MRALLSGALLVLGLATAARADDAACKRHISVVGRASETRAPDFAEVTVGIEARGASAAAALDAASKAVTGVSAQARALGVPPADIGTAAVTLQAATRPVARPGGAVTEEPDGYRAGNLVTVRLADMDRLGDLLRQALDSGANRIDGVSFGLRDPDKSEAALQVAATRDARSRAEALAEAVGAKLGPLCTLSTAAATPYRPAPEMARAAPMAAKGRRVPLEAGTIQMSSEVSATFAVAQ
- the argJ gene encoding bifunctional glutamate N-acetyltransferase/amino-acid acetyltransferase ArgJ is translated as MSSAKAPPVSPLAPTAMPDLPPLPGVRIATAQAGIRYSGRTDVLYVALESGTRAAGVFTRSKCPSAPVDWCRDALADGSARALVVNSGNANAFTGRLGRDAVARTVEIAAAAAGCTAREVYVASTGVIGEPLPAERFAGVLADCAARAEDGPAAWTAAARAIMTTDTFPKLATRTAEIDGVRVTINGIAKGAGMIAPDMATMLSFVFTDAALPQDVLQALLSAGTKTSFNCVTVDGDTSTSDTLMLFATARAGNPAVTDPADARLAGFREALDGLLIELAQLVAKDGEGARKFVTVRVTGAESDASAHRIAMSIANSPLVKTAVAGEDANWGRVVMAVGKAGEPADRDRLAIWFGDVRVAVQGARDPDYSEAAASAVMREPEITVRVDLGLGDGTARVWTCDLTKAYVEINGDYRS
- a CDS encoding methyl-accepting chemotaxis protein; the protein is MITGIIGAFAIYQQGVISDDHALQERVERGAQSVLLIDGHAARLIGAAERYRLQPDPDLIVAMEQTRRAIEQTCDKYFSLAITDGGRKLYDDMREAARAMKPELERLAATGASLREARARLYETGNTLTVLLGNMLADVRARGGEAMLARTEHIENAILRSRIASARFVIGLDPQDRSAFEQRAEQALATLDAFKDTQGGAAFAQQLRAVRDALIAAAAGFRAYDQAVASAKATFETGIKPHADAIDRLGVALRDRIVAAGERISRDTALAASRARYILIGLVAAALLLGGVLALVLARSIIRPVAGMTEAMTRLAGGDLQVAVPHRDARDEMGAMAKAVDVFRQNAVARVELEAAQAAEREARLRRAERVEQRVQTFQQKIAASLDIVTAATSELDATAQAMTQVAENTNSQAMTSSSAAAQTSANVQTVASAAEEMVSSLQEIERQVVRSNEVAGHAAHEAEATNAAMAGLRAAAEQIGAAVVMISGIANQTNLLALNATIEAARAGEAGRGFAVVASEVKELAAQTARATGEIGGQIAAIQASSGQAAEAMAQIARTIAAVNEISGAIAATVVQQTAATGEISRNAGEAARGTEGVSASVARVLAAAREAGSAAAQVQSAASELATQSLTVKREVASFLSDIQAA
- the proC gene encoding pyrroline-5-carboxylate reductase, which codes for MPASLVLAGAGKMGGAMLAGWLDAGLDPRRTTIVDPVPARPIVDLCTERGIALNPTDPEPGAVLVLGIKPQGLDTAAPGLDRLIGRDTLLVSILAGKTVADLRGRLPRARAIVRAMPNLPASIGRGATGACASPEVTPAQRAAAEALLAANGAVAWLTDEAQIDAVTAVSGSGPAYVFLLAETLAEAGIAAGLEPEVARSLARATVAGAGALLDASPAEAAELRRNVTSPGGTTAAALEVLMRPDGLGALMREAVAAARRRAGELSG
- a CDS encoding YbjN domain-containing protein, whose protein sequence is MPLLNVDFHDPDRNEHPLDVVERLASLRDWIFDRAETDEMSVTSPGRWTDYNVAFTWIEDVEALHVACAFDLKVPERQRTEVMRLIALINEQLWVGHFDLWTTDSVVMFRHALLLTGGAVPTHPQCATMMRTAVDACERYFQAFQFVLWAGKSAREALDAVLFETEGEA
- a CDS encoding accessory factor UbiK family protein is translated as MPPSNRLFDDLARLMTDAAGAAQGVRREAETVVRAQLERVVRDLDIASREELDVLRDLVTQLQAQNEALTARVAALEARAGSAGAGAAGLSEVV